In a genomic window of Myxococcales bacterium:
- a CDS encoding AgmX/PglI C-terminal domain-containing protein → MRAQDLALIALIAPAACGGSSKPAPVDPTPPVDARPIDHDDVDDAGEDDGLELVSDRGKFDPEVAAAKVAPHAAALNACYTERLARRRWLGGAVDLTWSVAADGTLTSVLLTHSDLGAWPIEQCLLEVARQVEFGRPQGHGKAEVTFPVIFAGGSTAVAWDEDKAVRAVGGKPVELAACAKPGGGDPANVAVTVYVGTRGKVESVGFAAPQPLAPAWADCAAAKVAAWTLTDPRGKVAKLAFVYHPVAIADPDDSED, encoded by the coding sequence ATGCGCGCGCAGGACCTCGCGCTCATCGCGCTCATCGCGCCCGCCGCGTGCGGCGGCTCGAGCAAGCCGGCCCCGGTCGATCCGACGCCGCCGGTCGACGCCCGCCCGATCGATCACGACGACGTCGACGACGCCGGCGAGGACGACGGCCTCGAGCTGGTCAGCGACCGCGGCAAGTTCGATCCCGAGGTCGCGGCCGCGAAGGTCGCGCCCCACGCGGCCGCGCTCAACGCCTGCTACACCGAGCGCCTCGCGCGGCGGCGCTGGCTGGGCGGCGCGGTCGATCTGACCTGGTCGGTCGCGGCCGACGGCACGCTCACGAGCGTCCTCCTGACCCACAGCGATCTCGGGGCGTGGCCGATCGAGCAGTGCCTGCTCGAGGTCGCGCGCCAGGTCGAGTTCGGCCGGCCCCAGGGCCATGGCAAGGCCGAGGTCACGTTCCCGGTGATCTTCGCCGGCGGCTCGACCGCGGTGGCGTGGGACGAGGACAAGGCCGTGCGCGCGGTCGGTGGCAAGCCGGTCGAGCTGGCGGCGTGCGCCAAGCCCGGCGGCGGCGATCCCGCCAACGTCGCGGTGACCGTCTACGTCGGCACCCGCGGCAAGGTCGAGTCGGTCGGGTTCGCGGCGCCGCAGCCGCTGGCCCCGGCCTGGGCCGACTGCGCCGCCGCCAAGGTCGCCGCCTGGACGCTGACCGATCCGCGCGGCAAGGTGGCCAAGCTGGCGTTCGTGTACCACCCGGTCGCGATCGCCGATCCCGATGACAGCGAGGACTGA
- a CDS encoding AgmX/PglI C-terminal domain-containing protein, translating into MRIAAVVLIAALAACGGKSKSADTTPAGGDDDSGDVADDSGGDLVPPERMDEITAILERKRTAAARCLADAVNSGKADKNARGHVAVSFTISAGGQAQGTHVTETSLDNDEVEACVVRKIEEIDFGRLPKALEWSYAFAFESM; encoded by the coding sequence ATGCGCATCGCCGCTGTCGTGCTCATCGCCGCGCTCGCCGCCTGTGGCGGCAAGTCCAAGTCCGCCGACACCACGCCCGCGGGCGGGGATGACGACTCGGGCGACGTCGCCGACGACTCGGGCGGCGACCTGGTGCCGCCCGAGCGCATGGACGAGATCACCGCGATCCTCGAGCGCAAGCGCACGGCGGCGGCCCGGTGCCTGGCCGACGCGGTCAACTCGGGCAAGGCCGACAAGAACGCCCGCGGCCACGTCGCGGTGTCGTTCACGATCAGCGCCGGCGGCCAGGCCCAGGGCACCCACGTGACCGAGACCAGCCTCGACAACGACGAGGTCGAGGCCTGCGTCGTGCGCAAGATCGAGGAGATCGACTTCGGCCGGCTGCCCAAGGCGCTCGAGTGGTCGTACGCGTTCGCGTTCGAGTCGATGTGA
- a CDS encoding acyl-CoA dehydrogenase yields the protein MQFALTEEQLAVQKTARDFATNEVLPKAAEIDREHRHPKELVAAMAELGFLGIAIPEQWGGSGFDHVSYVLAMEEVSRACASTGVIMSVNNSLVCDPIYRFGTDPQRERWLKPLASGKLLGCFALSEPEAGSDAAAQRTTATRDGDDFVIEGVKNWITNGPVADVCVLFTMNDRAAGHKGITAFILPMDTKGVRCGAPDDKLGIRGSKSCQIFLDDVRLPASHVLGEVGGGFKVAMSTLDGGRIGIAAQAVGIARAALEDSLAYAQTRKTFGKPIGQHQAIQWKLADMATEIDASRLLTLRAAYLKDAKQPFGKEAAMAKLMTSDVANKAARDAIQIFGGNGYVTEYPVERHFRDAKITEIYEGTSEIQRLVIASYLAKGA from the coding sequence ATGCAGTTCGCCCTGACCGAAGAGCAGCTCGCCGTCCAGAAGACCGCCCGCGACTTCGCCACCAACGAGGTGCTGCCGAAGGCGGCCGAGATCGATCGCGAGCACCGCCACCCCAAGGAGCTGGTCGCCGCGATGGCCGAGCTCGGCTTCCTGGGCATCGCCATCCCCGAGCAGTGGGGCGGGTCGGGCTTCGACCACGTCAGCTACGTGCTGGCGATGGAGGAGGTGTCCCGGGCGTGCGCGTCCACCGGCGTGATCATGAGCGTCAACAACTCGCTCGTGTGCGATCCGATCTACCGGTTCGGCACCGACCCGCAGCGCGAGCGCTGGTTGAAGCCGCTGGCCAGCGGCAAGCTGCTCGGCTGCTTCGCGCTGTCCGAGCCCGAGGCCGGCTCCGACGCCGCGGCCCAGCGCACCACCGCGACCCGCGACGGCGACGACTTCGTCATCGAGGGCGTCAAGAACTGGATCACCAACGGCCCGGTCGCCGACGTGTGCGTGCTGTTCACGATGAACGACCGCGCCGCGGGTCACAAGGGCATCACCGCGTTCATCCTGCCGATGGACACCAAGGGCGTGCGGTGCGGCGCGCCCGACGACAAGCTCGGCATCCGCGGCTCGAAGTCGTGCCAGATCTTCCTCGACGACGTCCGCCTGCCGGCCAGCCACGTGCTGGGCGAGGTCGGCGGCGGCTTCAAGGTCGCGATGTCGACGCTCGACGGCGGCCGGATCGGCATCGCCGCCCAGGCGGTCGGCATCGCCCGGGCCGCGCTCGAGGACTCGCTCGCGTACGCCCAGACCCGCAAGACCTTCGGCAAGCCGATCGGCCAGCACCAGGCCATCCAGTGGAAGCTGGCCGACATGGCCACCGAGATCGACGCCTCGCGCCTGCTGACCCTGCGCGCCGCCTACCTCAAGGACGCCAAGCAGCCGTTCGGCAAGGAGGCGGCCATGGCCAAGCTGATGACGTCGGACGTCGCCAACAAGGCGGCGCGCGACGCCATCCAGATCTTCGGCGGCAACGGCTACGTGACCGAGTACCCGGTCGAGCGCCACTTCCGCGACGCCAAGATCACCGAGATCTACGAGGGCACCAGCGAGATCCAGCGCCTGGTCATCGCCAGCTACCTCGCCAAGGGCGCGTAA
- a CDS encoding enoyl-CoA hydratase/isomerase family protein, translated as MTESETIAIDRDGPLAIVTIRREAALNALSSQVIRELTAAAAALAADAAVRVVVVTGAGAKAFVAGADIAEMQALGPAEAQGFAEAGGRLGAAIEGAPQVWIAAVNGFALGGGCELALACDFIYAVERAKFGQPEVKLGVIPGFGGTQRLARRVGVAKAKELCVTGDQINAAEALRIGLVDAVFADAQGADGAVATPAAAAMMTAVRALAGRIAANGPLAVAAAKRCIHLGQSMTLPDALALEQREFGALFATADQREGMTAFLGKRAAQFTGS; from the coding sequence ATGACCGAGTCCGAGACCATCGCCATCGATCGCGACGGCCCGCTGGCCATCGTGACCATCCGCCGCGAGGCCGCGCTCAACGCGCTGTCGTCGCAGGTCATCCGCGAGCTGACCGCGGCCGCGGCCGCGCTGGCCGCCGACGCCGCGGTCCGCGTGGTCGTCGTCACCGGCGCCGGCGCCAAGGCCTTCGTCGCCGGCGCCGACATCGCCGAGATGCAGGCGCTGGGGCCGGCCGAGGCCCAGGGCTTCGCCGAGGCCGGCGGCCGCCTGGGCGCGGCCATCGAGGGCGCGCCCCAGGTCTGGATCGCCGCGGTCAACGGCTTCGCGCTCGGCGGCGGCTGCGAGCTGGCGCTGGCGTGCGACTTCATCTACGCGGTCGAGCGGGCCAAGTTCGGCCAGCCCGAGGTCAAGCTCGGCGTCATCCCCGGCTTCGGCGGCACCCAGCGCCTGGCCCGGCGGGTCGGCGTCGCGAAGGCCAAGGAGCTGTGCGTCACCGGCGATCAGATCAACGCCGCCGAGGCCCTGCGCATCGGCCTGGTCGACGCGGTCTTCGCCGACGCCCAGGGCGCCGACGGCGCGGTGGCGACGCCCGCCGCCGCCGCGATGATGACCGCGGTCCGGGCCCTGGCCGGGCGCATCGCCGCCAACGGCCCGCTGGCCGTGGCCGCGGCCAAGCGCTGCATCCACCTCGGCCAGTCGATGACGCTCCCCGACGCGCTCGCGCTCGAGCAGCGCGAGTTCGGCGCCCTGTTCGCGACCGCGGATCAGCGGGAGGGCATGACCGCCTTCCTCGGCAAGCGCGCGGCCCAGTTCACCGGATCCTGA
- a CDS encoding transglycosylase domain-containing protein encodes MTSTALALAAAPRLGPGLGPSLGPSLGRVWRVARVPIAALLLTLVVALEITIVAVLAWPIDRAELVPAGDDARWVHLDEVPSIAQAAVIEAEDDGFCDHRCVELRGLARAAWLDARAGRVAFGGSTLSMQVARLRYTHTEPRSVARKVREAVLALRLERALDKRELLEQWWNRADFGNGAIGLRAAAATYFGKPVAALTTGEAVMLACLPRAPRAYDPYVHPEALRQRRDRVLGLLVARGHLDQGTAQAAAAAALTPAPR; translated from the coding sequence ATGACCTCGACCGCGCTCGCCCTGGCCGCGGCGCCGCGCCTCGGGCCCGGCCTCGGGCCCAGCCTCGGCCCCAGCCTCGGCCGGGTCTGGCGGGTCGCGCGGGTGCCGATCGCGGCGCTGTTGCTGACGCTGGTGGTCGCGCTCGAGATCACGATCGTCGCGGTGCTGGCGTGGCCGATCGATCGCGCCGAGCTGGTGCCCGCCGGCGACGACGCCCGCTGGGTGCACCTCGACGAGGTCCCGTCGATCGCCCAGGCCGCGGTGATCGAGGCCGAGGACGACGGCTTCTGTGATCACCGCTGCGTCGAGCTGCGCGGCCTGGCCCGGGCGGCCTGGCTCGACGCCCGGGCCGGGCGGGTCGCGTTCGGTGGGTCGACGCTGTCGATGCAGGTGGCGCGGCTGCGCTACACCCACACCGAGCCGCGCTCGGTCGCGCGCAAGGTGCGCGAGGCGGTGCTGGCGCTGCGGCTCGAGCGCGCGCTCGACAAGCGCGAGCTGCTCGAGCAGTGGTGGAACCGGGCCGACTTCGGCAACGGCGCGATCGGCCTGCGCGCCGCCGCGGCCACGTACTTCGGCAAGCCGGTGGCCGCGCTGACGACCGGCGAGGCGGTGATGCTGGCGTGCCTGCCACGGGCGCCGCGCGCGTACGATCCCTACGTCCACCCCGAGGCGCTGCGCCAGCGGCGCGATCGCGTGCTCGGGCTCCTGGTCGCCCGCGGCCACCTCGATCAGGGGACGGCGCAGGCCGCGGCGGCGGCGGCGCTCACGCCGGCACCGCGCTGA
- a CDS encoding enoyl-CoA hydratase/isomerase family protein yields MELIEQARVDDIVTLTLTAPTMAPPFFAACERAFTEVADDASVRAVVVRSTAPSFSFGLDLPAAMAVWGPVMAGGGLAGNRTALRALVRQLQRSFTAIAACPMPVIAAIHGKCIGGGVDLISACDLRVCSADSVFSVRETRVAIVADLGSLQRLPHVIGPAATRELALTGKDIDAARALALGLVTEVAADRAGAWAAADAAARAIAANAPLVVRGVKQVLDYSAGKSVADGLEYVAAWNAAFLASDDLGEAMAAFAGKRPPVYRGR; encoded by the coding sequence ATGGAGCTCATCGAGCAGGCCCGCGTCGACGACATCGTCACCCTCACGCTCACCGCGCCGACGATGGCGCCGCCGTTCTTCGCCGCGTGCGAGCGCGCGTTCACGGAGGTCGCCGACGACGCCAGCGTGCGCGCCGTGGTCGTGCGCTCGACCGCGCCGTCGTTCTCGTTCGGCCTCGACCTGCCGGCGGCGATGGCGGTCTGGGGCCCGGTCATGGCCGGCGGCGGCCTGGCCGGCAACCGCACCGCGCTGCGCGCGCTGGTGCGCCAGCTCCAGCGCTCGTTCACCGCGATCGCCGCGTGCCCGATGCCGGTCATCGCGGCGATCCACGGCAAGTGCATCGGCGGCGGCGTCGATCTGATCAGCGCGTGCGACCTGCGCGTGTGCAGCGCCGACAGCGTGTTCTCGGTGCGCGAGACCCGGGTCGCGATCGTCGCCGACCTCGGCTCGCTGCAGCGCCTGCCCCACGTGATCGGCCCGGCCGCGACCCGCGAGCTGGCGCTGACCGGCAAGGACATCGACGCGGCCCGGGCCCTGGCGCTGGGCCTGGTCACCGAGGTCGCGGCCGACCGCGCCGGCGCCTGGGCCGCGGCCGACGCCGCCGCGCGCGCGATCGCCGCCAACGCGCCGCTGGTGGTCCGCGGCGTCAAGCAGGTGCTCGACTACTCGGCCGGCAAGAGCGTGGCCGACGGCCTCGAGTACGTGGCGGCGTGGAACGCGGCGTTCCTGGCGTCCGACGATCTGGGCGAGGCGATGGCGGCGTTCGCCGGCAAGCGCCCGCCGGTCTACCGCGGGCGCTGA
- a CDS encoding YkgJ family cysteine cluster protein: MTFTRTVGARYVDPLAEVWLAAATRIGLTVVRQPDAYAATDGRGTLVIGTDETLDADDSLAQMIFHELCHALVQGEAAFAQPDWGLDNQTAQHAWREHATLRVQRTLAARHGLTRMFAPTTDYRAFWDALPADPLADRADPTVVAAIAALARVARAPWAPHLERALAASAAIVGAAAPYAAPDSLAAGQVAPAPHPTGLPAGAVDDARRCGGCAWRSTRGRCLQAARPVDDAWPGCERWEPALDCQTCGACCREAYHAVAVGPRDPVRQRAPSYVVDRAAEPDAPPLAPRERYQLRRAPHPGPTPESTVERCAALVGGALIAAGDGLTTTRVRCVIYDDRPRTCREFTLGTDHCLTARRRVGLSLG, translated from the coding sequence GTGACGTTCACCCGCACCGTCGGCGCGCGCTACGTCGATCCGCTGGCCGAGGTGTGGCTGGCGGCCGCGACGCGCATCGGCCTGACGGTCGTGCGCCAGCCCGACGCCTACGCCGCGACCGATGGCCGCGGCACGCTGGTGATCGGCACCGACGAGACGCTCGACGCCGACGACTCGCTGGCGCAGATGATCTTCCACGAGCTGTGCCACGCGCTGGTGCAGGGCGAGGCGGCGTTCGCGCAGCCCGACTGGGGCCTCGACAACCAGACCGCGCAGCACGCGTGGCGCGAGCACGCGACCCTGCGGGTCCAGCGCACGCTCGCGGCCCGCCACGGCCTGACGCGGATGTTCGCGCCGACCACGGACTACCGCGCGTTCTGGGACGCGCTGCCGGCCGATCCGCTGGCCGACCGCGCCGACCCGACGGTCGTGGCCGCGATCGCGGCGCTGGCCCGGGTCGCGCGCGCGCCGTGGGCGCCGCACCTGGAGCGCGCGCTGGCCGCGAGCGCGGCGATCGTCGGCGCCGCGGCGCCGTACGCCGCGCCCGACTCGCTGGCGGCGGGCCAGGTCGCGCCCGCGCCCCACCCGACCGGGCTGCCGGCGGGCGCCGTCGACGACGCGCGGCGCTGCGGCGGCTGCGCGTGGCGATCGACGCGCGGGCGCTGCCTCCAGGCCGCGCGCCCCGTCGACGACGCCTGGCCCGGGTGCGAGCGCTGGGAGCCGGCGCTCGACTGCCAGACCTGCGGCGCGTGCTGCCGCGAGGCCTACCACGCGGTCGCGGTCGGCCCGCGCGATCCGGTCCGGCAGCGCGCGCCCAGCTACGTCGTCGACCGCGCGGCCGAGCCCGACGCCCCGCCGCTGGCGCCGCGCGAGCGCTACCAGCTGCGCCGGGCGCCGCACCCCGGTCCGACGCCGGAGTCGACCGTCGAGCGGTGCGCCGCGCTGGTCGGCGGCGCGCTGATCGCCGCCGGCGACGGCCTGACCACGACCCGGGTGCGGTGCGTGATCTACGACGACCGCCCGCGCACGTGCCGCGAGTTCACGCTCGGCACGGACCACTGCCTGACCGCGCGCCGGCGGGTCGGGCTCAGCCTCGGCTAG
- a CDS encoding TlpA family protein disulfide reductase — protein MIRAVAAALTLCLGATACGPAAMAPPPTPGPRGPTLAVVEAALDLDGAVVGPPAAAEVATVAIVFASWCVHCREEMPVLAELHARRPDVRILGINYRAHEEYDGRGDAVAVRQFVAERAPWLRVVPADERVWRSVGRPPKVPTVLVFDRAGALVRAFDRRSEAVPDLAALEAVVPTP, from the coding sequence ATGATCCGTGCCGTCGCCGCCGCGCTGACCCTCTGCCTGGGCGCGACCGCGTGCGGGCCCGCGGCGATGGCGCCGCCGCCGACGCCCGGGCCGCGTGGGCCGACGCTGGCGGTGGTCGAGGCCGCGCTCGATCTCGACGGCGCGGTCGTCGGGCCGCCGGCCGCGGCCGAGGTCGCGACCGTCGCGATCGTGTTCGCGTCGTGGTGCGTGCACTGCCGCGAGGAGATGCCGGTGCTGGCCGAGCTGCACGCGCGTCGCCCCGACGTGCGCATCCTCGGCATCAACTACCGCGCGCACGAGGAGTACGACGGCCGCGGCGACGCGGTCGCGGTGCGGCAGTTCGTGGCCGAGCGGGCGCCGTGGCTGCGGGTGGTGCCGGCCGACGAGCGGGTCTGGCGCAGCGTCGGCCGCCCGCCGAAGGTGCCGACGGTGCTGGTGTTCGATCGGGCCGGCGCGCTGGTGCGCGCGTTCGACCGCCGCAGCGAGGCGGTGCCGGACCTGGCCGCGCTCGAGGCGGTGGTCCCGACGCCGTAG
- a CDS encoding flap endonuclease, whose amino-acid sequence MQVHLVDGTYELFRAFFGAPSALVGGREVGAARGLLRSLAAWVRAGGVTHVGVAFDHVIESFRNELFAGYKTGDGIEPTLWAQFPLAERVAAALGFAVWPMIEFEADDALATAAAVAAADPRVERVVIASPDKDLCQCVVGTRVVSWDRLRDRWFDEDGVRARLGVAPASVPDLLALVGDDADGIPGLPRWGARSAAAVLTRYPHLEDIPRDGRWDVPVRGAATLASTLAAGFEDALLYRRLATLRRDAPIACDLDTLAWRGPQPALLAAVCAELDVKPPALPPAT is encoded by the coding sequence GTGCAGGTCCACCTGGTCGATGGCACCTACGAGCTGTTCCGCGCGTTCTTCGGCGCGCCGTCGGCGCTGGTCGGCGGACGCGAGGTCGGCGCGGCCCGTGGCCTCCTGCGCAGCCTCGCGGCCTGGGTCCGCGCCGGCGGCGTCACCCACGTCGGCGTCGCGTTCGATCACGTGATCGAGTCGTTCCGCAATGAGCTCTTCGCCGGCTACAAGACCGGCGACGGCATCGAGCCGACGCTGTGGGCGCAGTTCCCGCTGGCCGAGCGGGTCGCGGCCGCGCTCGGCTTCGCGGTGTGGCCGATGATCGAGTTCGAGGCCGACGACGCGCTCGCGACCGCGGCCGCGGTGGCCGCCGCCGATCCGCGGGTCGAGCGGGTGGTCATCGCCAGCCCCGACAAGGACCTGTGCCAGTGCGTCGTCGGCACCCGCGTCGTCAGCTGGGATCGCCTGCGCGATCGCTGGTTCGACGAGGACGGCGTGCGCGCGCGCCTGGGCGTGGCGCCGGCGTCGGTGCCGGATCTGCTGGCGCTGGTCGGCGACGACGCCGACGGCATCCCCGGGCTGCCGCGGTGGGGCGCGCGCTCGGCGGCGGCCGTGCTGACCCGCTACCCGCACCTCGAGGACATCCCGCGCGACGGTCGCTGGGACGTGCCCGTGCGCGGCGCCGCGACCCTGGCGAGCACGCTCGCGGCCGGGTTCGAGGACGCGCTGCTCTACCGTCGGCTGGCGACCTTGCGCCGCGACGCGCCGATCGCCTGCGACCTCGACACGCTGGCCTGGCGCGGCCCGCAGCCAGCGCTCCTGGCGGCGGTGTGCGCCGAGCTCGACGTCAAGCCGCCGGCGCTGCCGCCCGCTACTTGA
- a CDS encoding carboxypeptidase regulatory-like domain-containing protein: protein MRTWLVALVATTAVACTHGGRGAAPAEGMIAGIVRDALSGVGVGDAVIVLRRPGEIAPLQDRSNDDGAFMIPALPPGQYRVAAYLHQRAIGERDVEVRAGELVGVDFTVPAADVVGPDLNAPGAPDLWRFHPPGADPAVGTIEGTVAEALSHQRLRGAVVTISSTGGLDTVPVITDEQGRYRVAGLAPGSYDVSAYYTVVRRGQLEVRRNNVDVVGGETVVVPLWLQVDDQ from the coding sequence ATGCGAACCTGGCTCGTCGCCCTCGTCGCCACCACCGCGGTCGCCTGCACTCACGGCGGCCGCGGCGCCGCGCCGGCCGAGGGCATGATCGCCGGGATCGTGCGCGACGCCCTGTCCGGCGTCGGCGTGGGCGACGCGGTGATCGTGCTGCGCCGCCCCGGCGAGATCGCCCCGCTCCAGGATCGCTCCAACGACGACGGCGCGTTCATGATCCCGGCGCTGCCGCCGGGGCAGTACCGCGTGGCCGCGTACCTGCACCAGCGCGCGATCGGCGAGCGCGACGTCGAGGTCCGCGCCGGTGAGCTGGTCGGGGTCGACTTCACCGTGCCGGCCGCCGACGTCGTCGGCCCCGATCTCAACGCGCCCGGCGCGCCGGACCTGTGGCGCTTCCACCCGCCCGGCGCGGATCCCGCCGTCGGCACGATCGAGGGCACCGTCGCGGAGGCCCTCAGCCACCAGCGCCTGCGCGGCGCGGTCGTGACGATCAGCTCGACCGGCGGCCTCGACACGGTCCCGGTCATCACCGACGAGCAGGGCCGCTACCGGGTCGCCGGTCTGGCGCCTGGCTCGTACGACGTCAGCGCCTACTACACGGTCGTCCGGCGCGGCCAGCTCGAGGTGCGGCGCAACAACGTCGACGTCGTCGGCGGCGAGACCGTGGTCGTGCCGCTGTGGCTCCAGGTCGACGATCAGTAG
- a CDS encoding NAD(P)H-quinone oxidoreductase, protein MRVPAIRFRGAGGVEVIEVGETEVREPGWGEVVVEVVAAGVNRADLLQRRGLYPAPPGAPPDVPGLEFAGRVAARGPGATMWPEGAPVMAITAGGGMARRIVVHERELMPVPAGLDLVTAAAIPEVFLTAWDALVGQARLAAGEDVLIHAVASGVGTAAVQLARAIGARPLGTSRTAAKLPRLVELGLAPDDAIVPEAGRFAAAVAGRTGGAGAAVILDCVGAAYFEENLRALATRGRLVLLGLMGGATGAAPLGLLLGKRATVIGTVLRARPLEEKIAIARGATAHLVPLFERGLLVPVIDAVLPMTACAEAHARVERDETVGKVVLAWDPAAR, encoded by the coding sequence ATGCGCGTCCCCGCGATCCGCTTCCGCGGCGCCGGCGGCGTCGAGGTCATCGAGGTCGGCGAGACCGAGGTCCGCGAGCCCGGCTGGGGCGAGGTCGTGGTCGAGGTGGTCGCGGCCGGCGTCAACCGGGCCGATCTGCTGCAGCGCCGCGGCCTGTACCCGGCGCCGCCGGGCGCGCCGCCCGACGTGCCCGGCCTCGAGTTCGCCGGGCGCGTGGCCGCGCGTGGCCCCGGCGCGACGATGTGGCCCGAGGGCGCACCGGTGATGGCGATCACCGCCGGCGGCGGCATGGCCCGGCGGATCGTCGTCCATGAGCGCGAGCTCATGCCGGTGCCGGCCGGGCTCGATCTGGTCACCGCCGCGGCGATCCCCGAGGTGTTCCTGACCGCGTGGGACGCGCTGGTCGGGCAGGCGCGGCTCGCGGCCGGCGAGGACGTGCTGATCCACGCGGTCGCGAGCGGCGTCGGCACCGCGGCGGTGCAGCTGGCGCGGGCGATCGGCGCGCGGCCGCTGGGCACGTCGCGCACCGCGGCGAAGCTGCCGCGGCTGGTCGAGCTGGGGCTCGCGCCCGACGACGCGATCGTGCCCGAGGCCGGGCGGTTCGCGGCCGCGGTCGCCGGCCGCACCGGCGGCGCCGGCGCGGCGGTCATCCTCGACTGCGTCGGCGCGGCCTACTTCGAGGAGAACCTCCGGGCGCTGGCGACGCGCGGGCGGCTGGTGCTCCTGGGCCTGATGGGCGGCGCCACCGGCGCGGCGCCGCTGGGCCTGTTGCTGGGCAAGCGCGCGACCGTGATCGGCACGGTCCTGCGCGCGCGGCCCCTCGAGGAGAAGATCGCGATCGCGCGGGGCGCGACCGCGCACCTGGTGCCGCTGTTCGAGCGCGGCCTGCTGGTCCCAGTGATCGACGCGGTGCTGCCGATGACCGCGTGCGCCGAGGCCCACGCCCGGGTCGAGCGCGACGAGACCGTCGGCAAGGTCGTGCTGGCGTGGGACCCGGCCGCGCGCTGA
- a CDS encoding FixH family protein, which translates to MLRCLGALLAAALIAGCADDAPADDTTYNCEADDRDEPFTINLARTGAGGTRFTIVSAEPALPIRGDNTWVIDVDVGGAPVAAADGELKLTPFMPDHRHGTGVKPIWTPDPTVPGRFSVGPINLWMPGVWELTFEATPTGGTRDPVVFTFCLTG; encoded by the coding sequence ATGCTCCGCTGCCTCGGTGCCCTCCTGGCCGCGGCGCTGATCGCCGGCTGCGCCGACGACGCGCCGGCCGACGACACCACCTACAACTGCGAGGCCGACGATCGGGACGAGCCGTTCACGATCAACCTGGCCCGCACCGGGGCCGGCGGCACGCGCTTCACGATCGTCTCGGCCGAGCCGGCCCTGCCCATCCGCGGCGACAACACCTGGGTCATCGACGTCGACGTCGGCGGCGCGCCGGTGGCCGCGGCGGACGGCGAGCTCAAGCTCACGCCGTTCATGCCCGACCACCGCCACGGCACCGGGGTCAAGCCGATCTGGACCCCCGACCCGACGGTGCCCGGCCGGTTCTCGGTCGGCCCGATCAACCTGTGGATGCCCGGCGTCTGGGAGCTGACCTTCGAGGCGACGCCCACCGGCGGCACCCGCGATCCGGTCGTGTTCACGTTCTGCCTGACCGGCTGA